Proteins found in one Aneurinibacillus uraniidurans genomic segment:
- the thiS gene encoding sulfur carrier protein ThiS, producing the protein MNIIINGDAQTVPDHIETVQQLLTYLHLQDRIVVVESNRTILQKDAHEATPVREGDVFELVHFVGGG; encoded by the coding sequence ATGAACATCATCATTAATGGAGATGCTCAGACTGTTCCGGACCACATCGAAACGGTGCAGCAGCTTCTCACTTATTTGCATCTGCAAGATCGAATTGTCGTGGTAGAGAGTAATCGTACGATTTTACAGAAAGACGCGCATGAAGCAACACCAGTGCGCGAAGGAGACGTATTTGAGCTCGTACATTTCGTAGGGGGAGGTTGA
- a CDS encoding thiazole synthase, whose product MLKIGPYSFTSRLLLGTGKFPDFAIQRQAVDVSETEILTFAVRRMNIYDPAQPNFLEQLDLSRFKLLPNTAGASTAEEAVRIARLSKASGLCDMIKVEVIADSKTLLPDPIETLKATEQLVREGFIVLPYTNDDPVLARKLQEAGAHAVMPGASPIGSGQGILNPLNISIIIEEARVPVIVDAGIGTPSDVAIAMELGADGVLLNTAVSGAADPVKMAEAMGLAVKAGRLGFEAGRIPKKRYAQASSPTEGMVQS is encoded by the coding sequence ATGTTAAAAATTGGACCGTATTCATTCACATCACGCCTGTTACTTGGCACAGGAAAATTCCCGGATTTCGCGATTCAACGCCAAGCCGTTGACGTATCCGAAACGGAGATTCTTACATTTGCCGTACGTCGCATGAACATCTATGACCCGGCACAGCCAAATTTTCTGGAGCAGCTTGATCTAAGCCGCTTCAAACTGCTACCAAACACAGCCGGAGCATCTACTGCGGAAGAAGCAGTACGCATCGCACGTCTTTCAAAAGCATCTGGCTTATGCGACATGATTAAAGTAGAAGTCATTGCCGATAGCAAAACCTTGCTTCCAGATCCAATCGAGACACTAAAAGCAACCGAGCAGCTTGTCCGTGAAGGATTTATTGTTCTACCGTATACAAACGATGATCCGGTACTCGCACGAAAGCTGCAGGAAGCGGGGGCTCATGCTGTCATGCCTGGTGCTTCCCCAATCGGGAGCGGACAGGGCATTCTCAATCCGCTTAACATTAGCATCATTATTGAAGAAGCACGTGTTCCTGTGATTGTCGATGCGGGAATTGGCACACCGTCAGATGTAGCAATTGCGATGGAGCTTGGCGCAGATGGTGTATTGCTAAACACTGCTGTTTCAGGTGCAGCTGATCCGGTGAAAATGGCTGAAGCAATGGGATTGGCTGTAAAAGCTGGACGTCTTGGTTTTGAAGCTGGACGCATTCCGAAAAAACGCTACGCACAAGCAAGTAGTCCAACCGAAGGCATGGTTCAATCTTGA